The proteins below are encoded in one region of Ornithinimicrobium avium:
- a CDS encoding aldolase/citrate lyase/malate synthase family protein codes for MNSSSSYVTHLLDEEGQAALDALERATREERHTLLAARKELARRVRDGADLAQLEETRSIREDTTWQVTPPPADLTHRLVELATPATAEAAKAAMAVGTDVWVADLEDMLVPTPARLLAAHRVIEEVAATRTGDAAPRVPTLMVRPRGLHLPEAHVVVDGAPASASVVDVFLFLARSGRRLIDNGSGPYLYLPKLESWQEALWWEGLLARAETALDLPVGSTKVSVLVETVQAAYQLEEIVHALRERVTGLTAGRWDYVFSYLRAYGHRTECGLPDLDGFTMNTRFLRTYTEVIVRTCHRRGVQALGGPISLSASGPFDESVAMTHARITRDKSREASQGFDGAWALHPALVPVVRAPFEARDERAGASTAPRHPADPSVDVPVDPLALRDVGTLAGSATLTGMRTALRSSLAYLTGWLAGEGTAVISGHIEDFGTVELARMQLWQWMAHGKRFAEGPTMSTRLLDRMLEDEIALLRRRGARDDLLQHAVTLLRGAVVAEEPPAFLSVLAYEVLLTLREHTAAAA; via the coding sequence GTGAACAGTTCCAGCAGCTATGTCACCCACCTGCTCGACGAGGAGGGCCAGGCGGCCCTCGACGCCCTGGAGCGCGCCACGCGAGAAGAGCGGCACACGCTCCTCGCGGCACGCAAGGAGCTGGCGCGCCGGGTGCGCGACGGGGCCGACCTGGCCCAGCTCGAGGAGACCCGCTCGATCCGCGAGGACACGACGTGGCAGGTGACACCCCCGCCGGCCGACCTCACCCACCGGCTCGTCGAGCTGGCCACCCCGGCGACGGCCGAGGCCGCCAAGGCCGCGATGGCGGTCGGGACCGACGTCTGGGTCGCCGACCTCGAGGACATGCTGGTCCCGACCCCGGCCCGGCTGCTGGCCGCCCACCGGGTCATCGAGGAGGTCGCCGCCACCCGGACCGGCGACGCCGCGCCGCGCGTGCCCACGCTCATGGTGCGCCCGCGGGGGCTCCACCTGCCCGAGGCTCACGTGGTCGTCGACGGCGCCCCGGCCAGCGCCTCCGTCGTCGACGTCTTCCTCTTCCTGGCCCGCAGCGGCCGCCGTCTGATCGACAACGGCAGCGGTCCCTACCTCTACCTGCCCAAGCTGGAGTCGTGGCAGGAGGCCCTCTGGTGGGAGGGGCTCCTCGCCCGGGCCGAGACGGCGCTCGACCTGCCCGTGGGATCGACGAAGGTGAGCGTGCTGGTCGAGACCGTCCAGGCGGCATACCAGCTGGAGGAGATCGTCCACGCGCTGCGCGAGCGGGTGACCGGGCTGACCGCCGGCCGGTGGGACTACGTCTTCTCCTACCTGCGGGCCTACGGGCACCGGACCGAGTGCGGGCTGCCCGACCTGGACGGCTTCACGATGAACACCCGCTTCCTGCGCACCTACACCGAGGTCATCGTGCGCACCTGCCACCGGCGCGGCGTCCAGGCGCTCGGCGGTCCGATCTCGCTGTCGGCGAGCGGCCCCTTCGACGAGTCGGTCGCCATGACGCACGCCCGGATCACCCGTGACAAGTCGCGCGAGGCCTCCCAGGGTTTCGACGGCGCCTGGGCCCTGCACCCGGCCCTGGTGCCGGTGGTGCGCGCGCCCTTCGAGGCCCGCGACGAGCGTGCCGGTGCCTCCACCGCGCCCCGGCACCCCGCGGACCCCTCCGTCGACGTGCCGGTCGACCCGCTGGCCCTGCGCGACGTGGGGACGCTGGCCGGCAGCGCCACCCTCACCGGTATGCGGACCGCGCTGCGGTCCTCGCTGGCCTACCTCACCGGGTGGCTCGCCGGTGAGGGCACGGCCGTCATCTCCGGCCACATCGAGGACTTCGGCACGGTCGAGCTGGCCCGGATGCAGCTGTGGCAGTGGATGGCGCACGGCAAGCGCTTCGCCGAGGGCCCCACGATGTCGACCCGGCTGCTGGACCGGATGCTGGAGGACGAGATCGCCCTGCTGCGCCGGCGCGGCGCCCGGGACGACCTGCTCCAGCACGCGGTCACGCTGCTGCGCGGCGCGGTCGTGGCGGAAGAGCCGCCGGCCTTCCTGTCGGTGCTGGCCTACGAGGTGCTGCTGACGCTCAGGGAGCACACCGCCGCCGCGGCCTGA
- the aceA gene encoding isocitrate lyase gives MTTTTTPRTDTTQLTPAGLAVELEQEWADNPRWAGVQRRYSAEDVIRLRGSVVEEHTLARRGAERLWEAIQTKSFVRALGALTGNQAVQMVKGGLEAIYLSGWQVAADANLAGETYPDQSLYPANSVPAVVRRINNALKRADQIAWMEQDGDVDPIDWFAPIVADAEAGFGGPLNAFELMKSMIAAGAAGVHWEDQLASEKKCGHLGGKVLVPTGQHVRTLNSARLAADVLGVPSLVIARTDALAADLLTSDVDEIDQPFTTGERTSEGFYRVRNGIEPVLARAKAYAPYADLIWVETGTPDLGLAREFAQELHKDFPDQKLAYNCSPSFNWKAALSDQEIAEFQDRLGDLGYAFQFITLAGFHSLNHGMFHLAHEYSRSGMTAYVELQEAEFADADRGYTAVRHQAEVGTGYFDAVSTAVNPDSSTTALSGSTEAQQFHH, from the coding sequence ATGACGACGACCACGACGCCACGGACCGACACCACCCAGCTCACCCCGGCCGGGCTGGCCGTCGAGCTCGAGCAGGAGTGGGCCGACAATCCTCGTTGGGCAGGTGTCCAGCGCCGCTACTCCGCCGAGGACGTGATCCGGCTGCGTGGCTCGGTGGTCGAGGAGCACACCCTGGCCCGGCGCGGCGCCGAGCGTCTCTGGGAGGCCATCCAGACGAAGTCCTTCGTCCGCGCCCTGGGCGCGCTGACCGGCAACCAGGCCGTCCAGATGGTCAAGGGCGGGCTGGAGGCCATCTACCTGTCCGGCTGGCAGGTCGCCGCCGACGCCAACCTGGCCGGCGAGACCTACCCCGACCAGAGCCTCTACCCGGCCAACTCCGTCCCCGCCGTGGTCCGCCGGATCAACAACGCCCTCAAGCGCGCCGATCAGATCGCCTGGATGGAGCAGGACGGAGACGTCGACCCTATCGACTGGTTCGCGCCGATCGTCGCCGACGCCGAGGCCGGCTTCGGCGGGCCGCTCAACGCCTTCGAGCTGATGAAGTCGATGATCGCCGCCGGCGCCGCCGGCGTGCACTGGGAGGACCAGCTGGCCTCGGAGAAGAAGTGCGGCCACCTGGGCGGCAAGGTCCTGGTCCCCACCGGACAGCACGTGCGCACCCTGAACTCCGCGCGCCTGGCCGCCGACGTCCTCGGCGTGCCCTCGCTCGTCATCGCCCGCACCGACGCCCTCGCCGCGGACCTGCTGACCAGCGACGTCGACGAGATCGACCAGCCGTTCACCACCGGCGAGCGCACCTCCGAGGGCTTCTACCGGGTCCGCAACGGCATCGAGCCGGTGCTGGCCCGGGCCAAGGCCTACGCGCCCTACGCCGACCTCATCTGGGTCGAGACCGGCACCCCCGACCTCGGCCTGGCGCGCGAGTTCGCGCAGGAGCTGCACAAGGACTTCCCGGACCAGAAGCTGGCCTACAACTGCAGCCCCTCCTTCAACTGGAAGGCGGCGCTGTCCGACCAGGAGATCGCCGAGTTCCAGGACCGCCTGGGCGACCTGGGCTACGCCTTCCAGTTCATCACGCTGGCCGGCTTCCACTCGCTCAACCACGGCATGTTCCACCTGGCGCACGAGTACTCCCGCAGCGGCATGACGGCCTACGTCGAACTGCAGGAGGCCGAGTTCGCCGACGCCGACCGCGGCTACACCGCGGTGCGCCACCAGGCGGAGGTCGGCACCGGCTACTTCGACGCGGTGAGCACCGCGGTCAACCCCGACTCCTCGACCACGGCGCTGTCCGGCTCCACCGAGGCCCAGCAGTTCCACCACTGA
- a CDS encoding helix-turn-helix domain-containing protein: MTIVHDRVLPFAPSPHLEGTSAPSTGGDDSVALGRRLRHHRREAGLTLAELGVKVGLSASALSLMENGRREPRVSTLGAVAAALGVEVQQLLSGAPPSRRAALEVRWERAQRSPGFESLGVPEVRVGAGLPDDALEALVGLYESVVGLQQQRAATPEFARAANAELRRLMREADNYFPEIEARAADLVRAVGQGAGPVTREAVNRIARHVGFEVRTVADLPASTRTVTDLEHRRIYVPVRSGHDLRATALQALGHVVLEHEAPRDYAEFLAQRIEINYFAAAVLLPEATAVPFLQRAKEERDIALEDLRDAYAVSYETAAHRFCNLATRHLELPVHFMRTSSDGVIYKAYENDGVRFPMDATGAIEGARVCRAWTARVVFEQPVGDVYHQYTDTGRGTYWCTAVVEQTPAGRFSVSVGVPFDQVRWMRGRDTTQRRASRCPDPRCCTQPPPDLARRWQDKVWPSARAHSHLLAVMPPGVFPGVDDTEVLRFVADHAPADPAPADPADAGPS; this comes from the coding sequence ATGACGATCGTCCACGACCGCGTCCTGCCGTTCGCCCCCTCACCGCACCTGGAGGGGACCTCCGCCCCGTCGACGGGCGGGGACGACTCGGTCGCGCTGGGCCGCCGGCTGCGCCACCACCGTCGGGAGGCGGGTCTGACCCTCGCCGAGCTGGGGGTGAAGGTGGGGCTGTCCGCCTCCGCGCTCTCGCTCATGGAGAACGGTCGACGAGAGCCCCGGGTGTCCACGCTCGGGGCCGTGGCCGCCGCGCTCGGGGTGGAGGTGCAGCAGCTGCTCAGCGGCGCCCCGCCCAGCCGGCGGGCCGCCCTCGAGGTCCGCTGGGAGCGCGCGCAGCGCTCGCCCGGCTTCGAGAGCCTCGGGGTCCCCGAGGTGCGGGTCGGCGCCGGCCTGCCCGACGACGCGCTGGAGGCCCTGGTCGGGCTCTACGAGAGCGTCGTGGGACTGCAGCAGCAGCGCGCGGCCACGCCGGAGTTCGCCCGCGCGGCCAACGCCGAGCTGCGGCGCCTGATGCGCGAGGCCGACAACTACTTCCCCGAGATCGAGGCGCGTGCCGCCGACCTCGTCCGTGCCGTCGGCCAGGGCGCCGGGCCGGTGACCCGCGAGGCCGTCAACCGGATCGCCCGCCACGTGGGCTTCGAGGTCCGGACGGTGGCCGACCTGCCCGCCTCGACGCGGACGGTCACCGACCTGGAGCACCGGCGGATCTACGTCCCGGTGCGCAGCGGGCACGACCTGCGCGCCACCGCGCTGCAGGCGCTCGGCCACGTGGTGCTCGAGCACGAGGCGCCCCGCGACTACGCCGAGTTCCTGGCCCAGCGGATCGAGATCAACTACTTCGCCGCGGCGGTCCTGCTGCCCGAGGCCACCGCGGTGCCCTTCCTGCAGCGGGCCAAGGAGGAGCGTGACATCGCCCTGGAGGACCTGCGCGACGCCTACGCGGTCTCCTACGAGACCGCGGCCCACCGCTTCTGCAACCTGGCCACCCGGCACCTGGAGCTGCCCGTGCACTTCATGCGCACCAGCTCCGACGGTGTCATCTACAAGGCCTACGAGAACGACGGCGTGCGCTTCCCGATGGACGCCACCGGCGCGATCGAGGGGGCCCGGGTCTGCCGTGCGTGGACGGCCCGGGTCGTCTTCGAGCAGCCGGTGGGTGACGTCTACCACCAGTACACCGACACCGGGCGCGGCACCTACTGGTGCACGGCGGTGGTCGAGCAGACCCCCGCCGGGCGGTTCTCGGTGAGCGTCGGCGTGCCCTTCGACCAGGTCCGCTGGATGCGCGGACGCGACACGACGCAGCGGCGGGCCTCGCGCTGCCCCGACCCCCGCTGCTGCACGCAGCCGCCGCCGGACCTGGCCCGGCGCTGGCAGGACAAGGTCTGGCCCAGCGCCCGGGCTCACTCCCACCTGCTCGCCGTCATGCCGCCGGGGGTCTTCCCCGGCGTGGACGACACCGAGGTGCTCCGCTTCGTCGCCGACCACGCACCCGCCGACCCCGCACCCGCCGACCCCGCCGACGCCGGACCGAGCTAG
- a CDS encoding RNA-binding protein — protein MLEEALEHLVKGIVDHDGDVQVRTKGARHGDILEVRVHPDDLGRVIGRRGRTASALRTVVGALAGGQKVRVDIVDTDRLR, from the coding sequence ATGCTCGAGGAGGCCCTGGAGCACCTGGTCAAGGGCATCGTCGACCACGACGGCGACGTGCAGGTGCGCACCAAGGGTGCGCGCCACGGCGACATCCTCGAGGTCCGCGTGCACCCCGACGACCTGGGCCGTGTGATCGGGCGCCGCGGACGCACCGCCAGCGCGCTGCGCACCGTCGTCGGCGCGCTGGCCGGCGGCCAGAAGGTCCGGGTCGACATCGTCGACACCGACCGGCTGCGCTGA
- the rimM gene encoding ribosome maturation factor RimM (Essential for efficient processing of 16S rRNA) encodes MTTPTQPEGFVVARVGKPHGLRGEVTVQTHTDDPEGRFVPGASFPTEPAACGPLVLRSVRVHQGIYLLGFEGHPDRTAAEALRGTRLLVTDEDDVDQDDDGWREEDLLGLEVVLVDGSRVGEVSALHLREVQDLLEVRLPDGREVLVPFVEEIVPEVDEEARRVVIDPPAGLLELGE; translated from the coding sequence ATGACCACCCCGACCCAGCCCGAGGGCTTCGTCGTCGCCCGCGTCGGCAAGCCGCACGGGCTGCGCGGCGAGGTGACCGTGCAGACGCACACGGACGACCCGGAGGGACGGTTCGTGCCCGGTGCCTCCTTCCCGACCGAGCCGGCCGCGTGCGGTCCGCTCGTGCTGCGCAGCGTGCGCGTGCACCAGGGCATCTACCTGCTCGGTTTCGAGGGGCACCCGGACCGGACCGCCGCCGAGGCGCTGCGCGGCACCCGGCTGCTCGTCACCGACGAGGACGACGTGGACCAGGACGACGACGGCTGGCGCGAGGAGGACCTGCTCGGCCTCGAGGTGGTGCTCGTGGACGGTTCCCGGGTCGGAGAGGTGAGCGCGCTGCACCTGCGGGAGGTGCAGGACCTGCTGGAGGTGCGCCTGCCCGACGGTCGCGAGGTGCTCGTGCCGTTCGTCGAGGAGATCGTGCCCGAGGTCGACGAGGAGGCCCGTCGCGTGGTCATCGACCCGCCGGCCGGTCTGCTGGAGCTGGGGGAGTAG
- the trmD gene encoding tRNA (guanosine(37)-N1)-methyltransferase TrmD yields MVLRIDVVTIFPDYLAPLQLSLIGRAQRDGLLGVHVHDLRDWTHDRHRTVDDTPYGGGAGMVMRPEPWGEALDEVCGSLPGRTPHLVFPGPGGDLFTQQTARELATQEDWLIFACGRYEGIDERVYEEFAARYRLSVLSLGDYVLNGGEVAVLAMTEAVARLVPGVIGNAESLVEESHTGGLLEYPVYTKPPQWRGRKVPDVLLSGHHGQIAAWRHEQRLERTASRRPDLMGGRDGRT; encoded by the coding sequence GTGGTCCTGCGCATCGACGTCGTCACGATCTTCCCGGACTACCTCGCGCCGCTGCAGCTCTCGCTCATCGGCAGGGCGCAGCGCGACGGCCTGCTCGGGGTGCACGTGCACGACCTGCGGGACTGGACCCACGACCGGCACCGCACCGTCGACGACACGCCCTACGGCGGGGGAGCGGGCATGGTCATGCGCCCCGAGCCGTGGGGGGAGGCGCTGGACGAGGTATGCGGCTCGCTGCCCGGGCGGACCCCGCACCTCGTCTTCCCCGGACCGGGCGGCGACCTGTTCACCCAGCAGACCGCCCGTGAGCTGGCGACGCAGGAGGACTGGTTGATCTTCGCGTGCGGGCGCTACGAGGGGATCGACGAGCGCGTCTACGAGGAGTTCGCGGCGCGCTACCGGCTGTCCGTGCTGAGCCTGGGGGACTACGTGCTCAACGGCGGCGAGGTGGCGGTGCTCGCCATGACCGAGGCGGTCGCGCGCCTGGTCCCCGGCGTGATCGGCAACGCCGAGTCGCTGGTGGAGGAGTCGCACACCGGCGGGCTGCTGGAGTATCCCGTCTACACCAAGCCCCCGCAGTGGCGAGGGCGCAAAGTGCCCGACGTGCTGCTGTCCGGCCACCACGGGCAGATCGCGGCGTGGCGGCACGAGCAGCGGCTCGAGCGCACGGCTTCGCGGCGGCCCGACCTGATGGGCGGCCGGGACGGGCGGACCTAG
- a CDS encoding IS630 family transposase → MANRAAPALTLREGDRGELERLHRSTAARAGEVLRARIVLAAADGEANERIAQRLETSKATVLKWRGRYQAKGLAGLSDEARSGRPRTVDHARIVSVTLAPPRKYGVTHWSTRLLARHLGIGNRTVATAWREYGVQPWRAETFKFSTDRELVAKVTDVVGLHLAPPENAIVLCVDEKSQIQALDRTAPMLPMQPGLPERRTHDYKRHGTSTLFAALEIATGKVTGACKPRHRHQEFLAFLKQVARAYPDTGDGTELHLVMDNYAAHKKAEVRDWLAANPRIQVHFTPTSGSWLNLVEVWFGIIERQAIHRGSFGSVKDLNAKIRAFINGWNDRCHPFVWTKTADEILKNANRQPTLNTGH, encoded by the coding sequence ATGGCGAATCGTGCTGCTCCGGCGCTGACGTTGCGTGAGGGTGATCGAGGGGAGCTGGAGCGGTTGCACCGCTCGACTGCTGCTCGTGCTGGTGAGGTGCTGCGGGCGCGGATCGTGCTGGCGGCCGCGGACGGGGAGGCGAACGAGCGGATCGCCCAGCGGCTGGAGACGTCGAAGGCGACGGTGCTGAAGTGGCGGGGCCGGTACCAGGCCAAGGGGTTGGCCGGCCTGTCGGACGAGGCGAGGTCGGGGCGGCCGCGGACGGTGGATCACGCGCGGATCGTGTCGGTGACCCTGGCGCCGCCGAGGAAGTACGGGGTGACGCACTGGTCGACGCGGCTGCTGGCCCGGCACCTGGGGATCGGGAACAGGACCGTCGCGACGGCGTGGCGCGAGTACGGGGTGCAGCCGTGGCGGGCCGAGACGTTCAAGTTCTCCACCGACCGGGAGCTGGTGGCGAAGGTCACCGACGTGGTTGGGCTCCACCTGGCGCCGCCGGAGAACGCGATCGTGCTGTGCGTGGACGAGAAGTCCCAGATCCAGGCGCTGGACCGTACCGCGCCGATGCTGCCGATGCAGCCCGGGCTGCCCGAGCGGCGCACCCATGACTACAAGCGGCACGGCACCTCTACGCTGTTTGCCGCGCTGGAGATCGCCACCGGCAAGGTCACCGGGGCGTGCAAGCCGCGACACCGCCACCAGGAGTTCCTCGCCTTTCTCAAGCAGGTCGCCAGGGCCTATCCGGACACCGGGGATGGGACCGAGCTGCACCTGGTGATGGACAACTACGCCGCGCACAAGAAGGCCGAGGTGCGGGACTGGCTCGCGGCCAACCCACGGATCCAGGTCCACTTCACCCCGACCTCCGGTTCCTGGCTCAACCTGGTCGAGGTCTGGTTCGGGATCATCGAGCGCCAGGCCATCCACCGCGGCAGCTTCGGCTCGGTCAAGGACCTGAACGCCAAGATCCGCGCCTTCATCAACGGCTGGAACGACCGCTGTCATCCCTTCGTGTGGACCAAGACCGCGGACGAGATCCTCAAGAATGCCAACCGTCAGCCAACTTTAAACACGGGGCACTAG
- a CDS encoding IS1380 family transposase, with product MRVSLTWENTDCLDLDSYPGRDTLKVKRTSGTAAAEAAWSKSLLVKAEGAGTVAHAGVVLPRLLADRVGLTGAFRDVLARRGFRPGRDRGRAVTDTVAALASGARCLSDVEAMTAQVELFGPAGGASDTTVLRVLGEYADRLGEDGLAGRALARATAKVRSRAWEQIVARHGRLPAVRVAGKDLTRPGRGEDVPVLVIRLDATVIAAASAKEGAEANYKGFGFHPLTAWCSNTGENLAMMNRVGSAGSFTAADHVKVLDAALAQVPAAHRREVLVSVDGAGASHGLVEHLDALNTAGQHGRRGRGVEYSIGWPVDARTRSAIEATGEGDWSAGLTATGGAEEHAQVVELTGLLRHSHTGDLLSGWPGDMRIFARRTPRSPGEQAQLGQDPNWRYGAFATNTPTGQVQHLDVRHRTQAHVEDRIKELKACGATRLPSTSYDRNSAWLHLAAHAVTVLAWLRLLALEDDLAVAEPKALRFRLLSAPARYVRHARKRVLKIPTGWAWATHLADAFDRLRALHPA from the coding sequence GTGAGGGTGTCCCTGACCTGGGAGAATACGGATTGTCTAGATCTGGATTCATACCCGGGAAGGGACACCCTCAAGGTGAAGCGTACAAGCGGGACGGCTGCTGCTGAGGCAGCCTGGTCGAAGAGCCTGCTGGTGAAGGCGGAAGGCGCTGGGACGGTGGCGCACGCGGGGGTGGTGCTGCCCCGGCTGCTGGCCGACCGGGTCGGGCTCACGGGCGCGTTCCGGGACGTGCTCGCCCGGCGTGGCTTCCGCCCGGGCCGGGACCGTGGCCGGGCGGTCACGGACACGGTCGCCGCGTTGGCGTCCGGGGCGCGGTGCCTGAGCGACGTGGAGGCGATGACCGCCCAGGTCGAGCTGTTCGGCCCGGCCGGTGGGGCCAGCGACACCACGGTGCTGCGGGTGCTGGGTGAGTACGCCGACCGACTCGGTGAGGACGGGCTGGCCGGGCGGGCGTTGGCGCGGGCCACCGCCAAGGTCCGCTCCCGCGCCTGGGAGCAGATCGTGGCCCGGCACGGGAGGCTGCCCGCGGTTCGGGTCGCCGGCAAGGACCTGACCCGCCCGGGCCGGGGTGAGGACGTGCCGGTGCTGGTGATCCGTCTGGACGCGACGGTGATCGCGGCCGCCTCGGCCAAGGAGGGCGCGGAGGCGAACTACAAGGGGTTCGGCTTCCACCCCCTCACCGCGTGGTGCTCGAACACGGGCGAGAACCTGGCGATGATGAACCGGGTCGGGTCGGCCGGCTCGTTCACCGCCGCCGACCACGTGAAGGTGCTGGACGCGGCGCTGGCCCAGGTGCCCGCGGCGCACCGCCGCGAGGTGCTGGTGAGCGTGGACGGGGCCGGTGCCTCCCACGGCCTCGTCGAGCACCTGGACGCCCTGAACACCGCTGGTCAGCACGGGCGACGCGGGCGAGGGGTGGAGTACTCCATCGGGTGGCCCGTCGATGCCCGCACCCGGTCCGCGATCGAGGCTACCGGCGAGGGTGACTGGTCAGCGGGGCTGACCGCGACCGGTGGGGCCGAGGAGCACGCGCAGGTCGTGGAGCTGACCGGGCTCCTACGACACAGTCACACCGGTGACCTGCTGTCGGGGTGGCCGGGCGACATGCGGATCTTCGCCCGCCGCACTCCGCGCTCACCCGGGGAGCAGGCGCAGCTGGGGCAGGACCCGAACTGGCGCTACGGCGCGTTCGCCACGAACACGCCCACCGGTCAGGTCCAGCACCTGGACGTCCGGCACCGCACCCAGGCGCACGTGGAGGACCGGATCAAGGAGCTCAAGGCCTGCGGGGCCACCCGGCTTCCCTCGACCTCCTACGACCGCAACAGTGCCTGGCTGCACCTGGCCGCCCACGCCGTCACCGTGCTGGCCTGGCTGCGGCTGCTCGCCCTGGAGGATGACCTCGCCGTCGCCGAGCCCAAGGCCCTGCGGTTCCGGCTGCTGTCCGCACCAGCCCGATACGTGCGCCACGCCAGGAAACGGGTGCTGAAGATCCCCACCGGATGGGCCTGGGCCACCCACCTCGCCGACGCGTTCGACCGCCTCCGCGCACTGCACCCGGCCTGA
- a CDS encoding DUF3238 domain-containing protein, translating into MVVSAASALTTLPVAFAASNIDVAFDSNGALVVSENGVSLQMTVMEESDNTLVISTGSTSSGALVESVVYLVPDPDPAPTAPTMTSGDYTDGVVAFTEEPDVVTPDQYGEEFYSPAEYDSETLIPLVGEVSTGAEVIIVSGVLPVGGDGGGGGGGTLPVEPPVVEVFKDGQHAGALDAKGTFRDNDVVPSHSYTYELVGEDGAVIVQAGAYQSQAVTSGALRNDRIWFNYKTFIPNERVSVFSGSVCRPWWTVGKIYFAGDDRSWSATSSRYRTRAQVKADFTSSSRGVYLNKWVSSTKRYKDATSTKVVASATASSKNIKLSNVKMGTSSASYRLKHDVANPLCYAAGGIWYQVDATVWRNGTASFYGHHLLAPNHEAYVVGSQGGSYQTVARRALRSFVCLNVDCGTGAWSKSFSKSVA; encoded by the coding sequence GTGGTTGTCTCGGCCGCTTCGGCCTTGACCACGCTCCCAGTGGCCTTTGCAGCTTCTAACATCGATGTGGCGTTCGACTCAAACGGGGCGTTGGTCGTGTCCGAGAACGGCGTCAGCCTCCAGATGACCGTCATGGAAGAGTCGGACAACACCCTGGTAATCTCGACTGGGTCAACCTCCTCTGGCGCCCTGGTTGAAAGCGTGGTCTACTTGGTGCCGGACCCTGACCCTGCACCTACCGCGCCGACCATGACGAGTGGCGATTATACTGACGGTGTGGTCGCGTTTACTGAAGAGCCGGACGTCGTGACCCCTGACCAGTACGGGGAGGAATTTTATTCCCCCGCAGAATACGACTCTGAGACGCTGATTCCCTTAGTTGGTGAGGTGAGCACGGGTGCTGAGGTGATTATCGTCAGCGGGGTGCTGCCCGTGGGTGGTGACGGCGGCGGCGGAGGAGGAGGGACTTTGCCAGTCGAGCCGCCCGTCGTGGAAGTATTCAAGGATGGTCAGCACGCCGGCGCCTTGGATGCGAAGGGAACGTTCAGGGACAACGACGTGGTGCCAAGTCACTCATACACCTACGAGTTGGTAGGCGAAGACGGAGCCGTCATTGTTCAGGCTGGTGCCTACCAGAGCCAGGCAGTTACCAGTGGGGCCCTTCGGAACGACCGGATCTGGTTCAACTACAAGACCTTCATCCCCAACGAGAGGGTGTCGGTGTTTTCTGGCTCGGTGTGTCGCCCCTGGTGGACCGTCGGGAAGATCTACTTTGCGGGCGACGACCGTTCGTGGAGTGCGACTTCAAGCCGGTACCGGACTCGAGCGCAGGTAAAGGCTGACTTCACGTCGAGCTCGAGGGGTGTTTATCTAAACAAGTGGGTTTCGAGTACGAAGAGATACAAAGATGCAACTAGCACCAAGGTGGTCGCCTCCGCTACGGCGAGTAGCAAGAACATCAAGTTGAGCAATGTAAAAATGGGCACTAGCTCCGCTTCGTACCGCCTCAAGCACGACGTCGCGAACCCGCTTTGCTACGCCGCGGGCGGCATCTGGTACCAAGTCGATGCCACAGTGTGGAGGAATGGAACGGCCAGTTTCTATGGGCATCATTTGTTGGCGCCGAACCATGAGGCGTACGTGGTTGGCAGCCAGGGAGGCTCATACCAGACAGTAGCAAGACGTGCCCTCAGGAGTTTCGTGTGCCTGAATGTGGACTGCGGGACAGGGGCGTGGAGCAAATCTTTCAGCAAATCCGTAGCATGA
- the serB gene encoding phosphoserine phosphatase SerB, which translates to MHTLTLLAAPQRADLTDAAVEELARAWGARDPRWLSAGVALEADLPDVPTDLWEVWERWQERGFDLVVQPAEGRRKQLLLADMDSTMIEQECIDELAAHSGVGAQVAAITARAMDGELDFVESLRARVALLEGLATSVVDTVLAERITFAPGGPQLVATMRAHGGYTALVSGGFTPFTQAVAGALGFDEHRANTLAVDGERFTGRVVEPVVGREAKVAVLREMTARLGLTPADAVAVGDGANDLGMLRLAGTGVALHAKPAVAQQCAVRVNHGDLTAVLYLQGYVADSFARV; encoded by the coding sequence GTGCACACCCTCACCCTCCTCGCGGCCCCCCAGCGCGCGGACCTCACCGACGCGGCCGTCGAGGAGCTGGCCCGGGCCTGGGGCGCGCGCGACCCGCGCTGGCTCTCCGCCGGCGTCGCGCTCGAGGCCGACCTGCCAGACGTGCCGACGGACCTGTGGGAGGTGTGGGAGCGCTGGCAGGAGAGGGGCTTCGATTTGGTCGTCCAGCCCGCGGAGGGCCGGCGCAAGCAGCTCCTCCTGGCGGACATGGACTCCACGATGATCGAGCAGGAGTGCATTGACGAGCTCGCGGCGCACTCCGGGGTCGGCGCGCAGGTGGCCGCGATCACGGCGCGCGCGATGGACGGCGAGCTCGACTTCGTGGAGTCGCTGCGCGCCCGGGTGGCCCTGCTGGAGGGGCTAGCGACCTCCGTCGTGGACACGGTGCTGGCCGAGCGGATCACCTTCGCCCCCGGCGGCCCGCAGCTGGTCGCGACGATGCGGGCGCACGGCGGCTACACGGCGCTCGTCTCGGGCGGGTTCACCCCGTTCACCCAGGCGGTCGCCGGCGCCCTCGGCTTCGACGAGCACCGCGCCAACACGCTGGCCGTCGACGGGGAGCGGTTCACCGGGCGGGTGGTCGAGCCGGTCGTGGGCCGCGAGGCCAAGGTCGCCGTGCTGCGGGAGATGACCGCCCGTCTCGGCCTGACTCCTGCGGACGCGGTCGCGGTCGGCGACGGCGCCAACGACCTCGGCATGCTACGACTGGCCGGCACCGGGGTGGCGCTGCACGCCAAGCCCGCCGTGGCGCAGCAGTGCGCCGTCCGCGTCAACCACGGCGACCTCACCGCGGTGCTCTACCTCCAGGGGTACGTTGCGGACTCGTTCGCGCGCGTCTGA